From the Thermus brockianus genome, the window CCCAAAGCCTTCAGGGTGGCGGGGCTCAGGCGGCAGGAGGTGCCGTAGACCACCTTGGGGCCGTCAAAAGGGGGCAGGTGGGCCAGGACCTCCCGGGTGAGGGCGTTTCCCCCCTTGGGGGACTTGTCCTTCAGCACCCCGTTGTAGAGGAGGTAGACCGCCACCCCGCGCTGGGACACGCCTAAAAGAGGGGGGGTGAAGGTCTCGGGCAAGGGCTCTCCCGTCTCCCGGTAGTAGACGTACCGGGCCAAGGTGAGGTAGTCCACCCCTTCCCGGATGCGCCCGTCTGGGGTGAAGAGGGGTTCCCCCAGGCGCAGGTACCGGAAGCCGCCCCCATGCGTCCTGGCGGCGTACTCCAGGCGCTTGCGGGTGATGTTCTGTGCGATCCCAGGGTCCAGCTCCACCAGGATGAAGCGCCGGTTACCCCCGTCCTCGGCGTTTTGCTTGAGCACCGCGTGCCCCGTGGTGCCGCTACCGGCAAAGGAGTCCAGGACGATGTCCTCGTCATGGGGGTTCGTGGCGATCTGCAGGATGCGCTGGAGGAGCCGGGTGGGCTTGGGGGTGGGGAAGTCCTCCCCTGCCAGGATTTGGCGCACCTCTCTGCGGGCCTCCTGGGTATCCCCAACGTCTTCCCGCAACCAGAGCGTGGTGGGCACCATGGCGGCCTGGACTTCACTTAGAAACTTCTTTAGCCTGGGTCTACCCCTACCATCTTTCCCCCACCAGATGCGATTTTCCTTCAAATGGCGCTCGTGTTCCTCACGGGAAAAGGCCCAGACCCGGGTAGGAGAGGGCCAGATCTCCTCGCCGGTGTTGGGGTTGACGATGGGGTAGTAAAGGTTGGGCCGCTCGTCTTTGGTTTTTGCGCACGTGTAATCTACCGACTGCCAAGGACCTCTCGGATCATCGTCCGGGTTTTGGTACCGGGCCACCTTCGCCGGCGTAGCGGGGAGTTTGTTCAGAGCCCATCCCGCAGGGTCGTCCCGGTTGGACTTTTTTCGCTTGGCGTAGACCAGGATGTAGTCGTGCATGTCGGAGAAGTAGGTGGCATCGTTTTGAAGCGAAAACTTCTTTTGCCAAATCACCGTGGCCACGAAGTTTTGAGGCCCAAAAATCTCGTCTAGGAGCATCCTCGCCCGGTGGACCTCGTTGTCGTCTATGCTCATCCACAGGCTTCCGTCCTCCCGCAAAAGCTCGTGGAGGAGCCTGAGCCTGGGATACATCATGGAAAGCCACTTGTCGTGCCGGGAGAGGTCTTCCGCTTCCGGGCCTACCACCTTCTTCAGCCAGGCCTGGATTTCGGGGCTGTTCACGTTGTCGTTGTAGACCCAGCCTTCGTTGCCCGTGTTGTAGGGGGGATCTATGTAGATGAGCTTCACCCGCCCCCGGTACTCGAGGAGGAGGGCCTTTAGGGCCTCGAGGTTGTCCCCCTCCACCAAAAGGTTCTCGCCCTCGCCGTAGGAGAGTTCGGGCACCGGGGCGAGGATGCGGTAAGGGACTTCCAAGTGGTGCCGCACCACCGCCTGCTTGCCGATCCACTCCAAGGCTGGCATGAGGAAGAGTATATCCCCAGGTATAATGGAACCATGCCACAGCAAAGCCCGGTCTATCCGGTGCCCACGCGCATCTACCACATCACCCACCTGGAAAACCTCGAGGGCATCCTCGTTTCATGCGAGACGACCTCCTCAAAGCCCCGGTGGAAGCCCTGGTCAACAGGGTGAACACCGTGGGGGTCATGGGCAAGGGGTGGCCTTCTTGAAGCGGGGGGCCCTCCGCCCCGAGGAGTGGCGGGACCGGCTTCCTAAACCGCCCGCCAACGTGGCCCAGGAAGCTTAGGCCACTCGCGCCCGCGCCTTCCCCGACTCCCGGGAAACCGCCCCGGGAGCTGTGCGTTGGCTACCGCATCCGGGGCAGGGAAGGCGGGACCATGTCCGGGTCGTTCACCACGTAGGCTTCCTCGTGAGGGGGCATGTAGCTGTGGGGCTCGTAGCGCTCCCCCCAGGCCACCTTCTGCTGGTAGTGGCGGATGGCCGCCCTCCAGAGCTTCTTCCAGTCCCCCTTCCAGTAGGCGGCCAGGCGCTCCCGGGCCACGGGGTCGTCCGCCTCCCCCTGCACGGGGGAGTCCTCCCCGTAGGCCTCTTGCAGCCAGCGCTTGATCCACCACCAGTAGGGGCCGAAGGCCACGTAGCTCATGGGGTCCATCCTCAGGAGCGTGGCCACCCCCTCGAGGAGCTCCTTTCCTGGTCCTTCCTTAAGCACGGCGGGCCTCCGTCACCAGCTTATACCAGAACTGCTCCAGAGCGTCTTTGATGGCGAGGCGGCTCCGGAGGCAAACTCCCAGGGAGGGTGGCCCACCTGCGGGAGAGGCGGAGGGCGAAAGGGGAACGGGATAAGGACCGTTATCCGTTGACAGGGGGGAGCGTCGGGGCATACTGAGGACGTGCCTGCGCATGGGCTCGCGCGCCAGACCCTGAAAGCCAAGCCTTCTACCTCGGCTTTGTGGGGCTTGGCGCGGCGTGGCACGGCCCGGCATGGCGAGGCGTGGCCCGGCGTGGCGCGGCTGGCGCGGTAAGGCCAGGCCTTGCGCGGCGACCCATCCGCACCACAAGCCTGCCTCTCTTGCGCTTGGCGAGGGAGGCAGGTTCTTTTGCTTGCAGGGGCTTGAGGGGCGGTCCCTTCTTGGGCAGGTGCTCCCTTCCCACACCCCCCTGGGCCACCTGTGCTTTAGCTCCACAAGAGTAGTCTAGTAAAGCAGTTGATTGATATAGTAGACTATCGGACAATGGGGCGGAAGCGCATTCGGTTCCGACTGCGGGAGTACCTGAAGGAGCGGGGGCTCAGCGTCTACAAGCTGGTGAAGCTCGTGCCCGAAATGCACCCGTCTACGGTCTACGCGATCGCCGCAGGTAGGATTGAAAGCGTTAGGCTCAGCACACTCGCCCAGGTGTTGGAGGGCCTCGAGCGGCTCACGGGCGAGCCCGTGGACCTGTGTGCGCTCCTGCGGGTAGAGGAGGTGGAAGGTGCCGAAACGGGGCGCTAAACCGCGCCGCCACGCCTCGGGCCTTTGGGAGGTCCGGGTGTATGTGGTGGAGGACGGCAAACGCGTGCGCCGCTCCTTTTACGGCAAGACGGCCAAGGAGGCGCAGGCGAAGGCGGCGGAGTACCAGGTCAAGCACCGGCTGGGACTCATCCCCAAGCGCGACCCCCGGACCTTTGCCGAGTTCGCCCAGGCCTGGCTTGAGCGCAAGGCCCGGGTGCGTGGCCCCACCACCATCCGGGCCTACGAGAGAGAGTTGCGGTACCTGCTGCCCACCCTGGGCAACAAACGCCTCCAGGACATCGTCCCAAGCGACATCCGCGCCGCTCTTGACGCCCTGGCCCGCAAGGGGCTTTCCCCCAGGTCGCTGAGGAAGGTCCTGGAGCGGGCCCGGGCCGTGTTCCGGGAGGCCCTGGCCCTCGAGCTGGTGGCGCGGGACCCCACCGCCGCCGTGCGGGTGGAGGTCCCCTCAAGGCCCCCCGTGGGCCGCGCCCTCGAGCCCCACGAGGTGGAGGCCTTGCT encodes:
- a CDS encoding helix-turn-helix domain-containing protein, which gives rise to MIDIVDYRTMGRKRIRFRLREYLKERGLSVYKLVKLVPEMHPSTVYAIAAGRIESVRLSTLAQVLEGLERLTGEPVDLCALLRVEEVEGAETGR
- a CDS encoding site-specific DNA-methyltransferase, giving the protein MPALEWIGKQAVVRHHLEVPYRILAPVPELSYGEGENLLVEGDNLEALKALLLEYRGRVKLIYIDPPYNTGNEGWVYNDNVNSPEIQAWLKKVVGPEAEDLSRHDKWLSMMYPRLRLLHELLREDGSLWMSIDDNEVHRARMLLDEIFGPQNFVATVIWQKKFSLQNDATYFSDMHDYILVYAKRKKSNRDDPAGWALNKLPATPAKVARYQNPDDDPRGPWQSVDYTCAKTKDERPNLYYPIVNPNTGEEIWPSPTRVWAFSREEHERHLKENRIWWGKDGRGRPRLKKFLSEVQAAMVPTTLWLREDVGDTQEARREVRQILAGEDFPTPKPTRLLQRILQIATNPHDEDIVLDSFAGSGTTGHAVLKQNAEDGGNRRFILVELDPGIAQNITRKRLEYAARTHGGGFRYLRLGEPLFTPDGRIREGVDYLTLARYVYYRETGEPLPETFTPPLLGVSQRGVAVYLLYNGVLKDKSPKGGNALTREVLAHLPPFDGPKVVYGTSCRLSPATLKALGITFRHIPYEVAP